In the Prosthecomicrobium sp. N25 genome, one interval contains:
- a CDS encoding histidine phosphatase family protein, giving the protein MSGPGDIAPPDEGAVGSAVIHLVRHAAHDHVGRVLTGRAPGFGLGEAGRVQAGHLADWFSGLPVAAVETSPRERARETAQAIAAAVGVEPETVAEADEIDFGAWTLKPFEALDPDPEWRRWNEHRAAGCPPGGESMAAAKARITVHLARFAARLGGRTGVLVSHADVIKAAVAEVLGLSLDRIHRFEIAPASVTTIAAGSWGAKLLALNVTPAGGGAP; this is encoded by the coding sequence GTGAGCGGGCCCGGCGACATCGCCCCCCCGGACGAGGGCGCGGTCGGCAGCGCGGTGATCCACCTCGTCCGCCATGCCGCCCACGACCACGTCGGGCGCGTGCTGACCGGCCGGGCGCCGGGTTTCGGTCTCGGCGAGGCCGGGCGGGTGCAGGCCGGGCATCTGGCCGACTGGTTCTCGGGCCTGCCGGTCGCGGCGGTGGAGACGAGCCCGCGGGAGCGGGCGCGCGAAACCGCGCAGGCGATCGCGGCGGCCGTCGGGGTCGAGCCCGAGACCGTCGCGGAGGCGGACGAGATCGACTTCGGGGCCTGGACGCTGAAGCCCTTCGAGGCGCTCGATCCCGATCCCGAATGGCGGCGCTGGAACGAGCATCGCGCGGCGGGCTGCCCGCCGGGGGGCGAGTCCATGGCGGCTGCCAAGGCGCGGATCACCGTCCACCTCGCCCGTTTCGCGGCCCGCCTCGGCGGGCGCACCGGGGTGCTCGTCAGCCACGCGGACGTCATCAAGGCCGCGGTCGCCGAGGTGCTCGGGCTGTCGCTCGACCGGATCCACCGCTTCGAGATCGCCCCGGCGTCGGTCACCACCATCGCGGCCGGGAGTTGGGGCGCGAAGCTCCTGGCCCTCAACGTGACCCCGGCCGGCGGAGGCGCCCCGTGA
- a CDS encoding CgeB family protein: MKLVVFGLTISSSWGNGHATLWRGLVGALAKRGWTVVFCEKDVPYYAMNRDLWEIPGGDLILYDDFEDFRGVFRSHLEDADVAMVTSYCPDGLAASDLVLEAARPLKVFYDLDTPVTLSRLGDGGAASYVGPRGFRDFDLVLSYTGGPALQALRDRLGARRAVPLYGHVDPGQYRPAGRDPVFAGDLSFIGTYAADRQDRLTALLIEPAQRRPDLRFVIAGAQYPADFPWTDNIYFLRHLAPEAHPAFYASSRLTLNVTRRAMAQSGWCPSGRLFEAAASGAAILTDWWDGLDAFFAPGREILVGHDTGDALAALAMSDAELRRIAEAARARVLAEHTSDARAADFERAVAEARHPLPARRPQTEEA, from the coding sequence GTGAAGCTCGTGGTCTTCGGCCTGACCATCTCGTCTTCCTGGGGGAACGGCCACGCGACCCTGTGGCGCGGACTCGTCGGCGCGCTGGCGAAGCGCGGATGGACCGTCGTCTTCTGCGAGAAGGACGTGCCCTACTACGCGATGAACCGGGATCTCTGGGAGATTCCGGGCGGGGACCTGATCCTCTACGACGATTTCGAGGATTTCCGCGGGGTGTTCCGGTCCCATCTCGAGGACGCGGACGTCGCCATGGTGACGTCCTACTGCCCCGACGGACTGGCGGCATCCGACCTCGTGCTCGAGGCGGCGCGGCCCCTGAAGGTCTTCTACGACCTCGACACGCCCGTGACGCTCTCCCGTCTCGGCGACGGCGGGGCCGCCTCCTACGTGGGGCCACGCGGGTTCCGGGACTTCGACCTGGTGCTCAGCTATACGGGCGGCCCGGCGCTCCAGGCGCTGCGGGATCGGCTCGGGGCCCGGAGGGCGGTGCCGCTCTACGGCCATGTCGACCCGGGCCAGTACCGTCCGGCGGGCCGGGACCCGGTCTTCGCGGGCGACCTCTCCTTCATCGGCACCTACGCGGCGGACCGGCAGGACCGGCTGACGGCGCTGCTCATCGAGCCGGCGCAGCGGCGGCCCGACCTGCGCTTCGTCATCGCGGGGGCGCAATACCCGGCCGACTTCCCCTGGACGGACAACATCTACTTCCTGCGCCACCTGGCCCCGGAGGCGCACCCGGCCTTCTACGCCTCCTCGCGGCTCACCCTCAACGTCACCCGGCGGGCCATGGCCCAATCGGGCTGGTGCCCCTCCGGCCGCCTGTTCGAGGCCGCCGCGTCGGGGGCCGCGATCCTGACCGACTGGTGGGACGGGCTCGATGCCTTCTTCGCGCCGGGGCGGGAGATCCTGGTCGGCCACGACACCGGGGACGCGTTGGCGGCGCTGGCGATGTCGGACGCTGAACTCCGGCGGATCGCCGAGGCGGCGCGGGCGCGGGTTCTCGCCGAACACACGTCGGATGCGCGGGCGGCCGATTTCGAGCGGGCCGTTGCGGAAGCCCGGCACCCCCTGCCGGCGCGCCGGCCCCAGACCGAGGAGGCCTGA
- a CDS encoding sugar phosphate nucleotidyltransferase: protein MWGIVPAAGRGSRIQPLAFSKELLPVGSRMSDGVERPCAVSEYLVERMIAGGADKICFVIAPGKSDILEYYGGGYGAASTVYVVQPNPAGLCDAIFRVSPLVDPEEQVLVGLPDTVWMPQDGFAALPDGRLSFLLFPVERPEHFDAVVTDGAGRVLEIQVKSPVAATHWIWGGFKMPGRILEELRRLWLARDCRDEYVGTLVNAWIAGGGEAWGVRAGSAYVDVGTIDGYRTAARLLSDTAGPVGTRVGLDWPSGRAHAGLHLPPKARP, encoded by the coding sequence ATGTGGGGCATCGTTCCGGCCGCCGGGCGCGGCAGCCGCATCCAGCCGCTGGCCTTTTCCAAGGAACTGCTGCCGGTCGGCAGCCGCATGTCGGACGGGGTGGAGCGGCCTTGCGCGGTCAGCGAGTACCTGGTCGAGCGCATGATCGCCGGCGGGGCCGATAAGATCTGCTTCGTGATCGCGCCGGGGAAGTCGGACATCCTGGAATACTACGGTGGTGGCTACGGGGCGGCCTCGACCGTCTACGTGGTGCAGCCGAACCCGGCCGGTCTGTGCGACGCCATCTTCCGGGTGTCGCCGCTGGTCGACCCGGAGGAGCAGGTGCTGGTCGGGCTGCCCGACACGGTCTGGATGCCGCAGGACGGCTTCGCGGCGCTGCCCGACGGACGGCTCTCCTTCCTGCTCTTCCCCGTGGAGCGGCCCGAGCATTTCGACGCCGTGGTGACCGACGGGGCGGGCCGGGTGCTCGAGATCCAGGTCAAGTCGCCCGTCGCCGCGACCCACTGGATCTGGGGCGGCTTCAAGATGCCGGGCCGGATCCTCGAGGAGCTCCGCCGGCTGTGGCTGGCGCGGGACTGCCGGGACGAATACGTGGGCACGCTCGTGAACGCGTGGATCGCCGGGGGCGGGGAGGCCTGGGGCGTCCGCGCCGGTTCGGCCTACGTGGACGTCGGCACCATCGACGGCTACCGCACCGCCGCCCGGCTGCTCTCCGACACCGCCGGCCCGGTCGGCACCCGGGTCGGCCTCGACTGGCCCTCGGGCCGCGCCCATGCCGGCCTCCACCTGCCTCCCAAGGCGAGACCCTGA